CAACCAGTGGAAACACGGGAATAGGTTTGGCTATGGTAGCCGCTGCAAAAGGCATCCGCGCTATCCTCGTCATGCCGGACACAATGAGCTTGGAGCGCCGAAATTTGCTTCGCGCATACGGTGCAGAGCTTGTACTAACTCCAGGCGAAGACGGAATGAAAGCCGCAATTAAAAAAGCAGAAGAACTTTCAAAAGAACATGGCTACTTCATGCCGCAGCAATTCAGCAATGAAGCCAACGTTGAGATTCATAGAAAAACAACCGGTAAAGAAATCGTTGAACAAATGGGCGAACAGCTTGACGCATTTATTGCAGGGATCGGAACCGGAGGAACCATTAGCGGCGCCGGGGAAATTTTGAAAAAAGCATACCCTTCCATCAGAATTTATGCGGTAGAGCCGAGTGATTCTCCGATATTATCAGGAGGAAGACCCGGGCCTCATAAAATCCAGGGAATTGGAGCAGGCTTTATCCCATCGATTTTAAACACTAAAATTTATGATGACATTATTCAAGTGAAAAGCGAAGACGCATATGAGTATGCACGCAGAGCTGCCAAAGAAACAGGCATTCTTGGCGGAATTTCATCCGGAGCCGCAATTTACGCTGCATTAAAGGTAGCGAAAAAGCTCGGAAAAGGAAAAAAAGTGCTGGCTGTTTTACCAAGTAATGGCGAGCGTTACTTAAGCACTCCGCTTTACCAATTTGAATAAACGTTCCAGGGGCTGTCCCGAAAGCGAAAACCTGCTTTTGGGGACGGCCCCTTTTTTCATATCAAATAAAACTAAGTCGAATCATTTTCGTTAAAGCAACATCATTCATTAAAATAGTGGTGTGCAAAAAACAAGGAGGGGATTTCATGTCGGAAAAAACTGCACTTGTCGTAGGCGCCACTGGGATTATCGGCAGCTATATTTTAGACCATATCAGTTCTTTAGAAGACTGGAACGTAAAAGGGGTTGCAAGAAATATCCCAAGTGAACATCCTGAACGTTATATCAGCATCGATTTATTAAATGTTGATGATGTAAAAGAAAAAATAAAAGCAGCAGGAGAAGTTACCCATATCTTTTTTGCCGCTTATCAAGATTTCCCTGCCCTGTCAAAAGATCAAATAGAAGTGAATACAAGCATGTTGGAAAATGTCGTAATGGCTGTTGAAGAAACATCAAATTCCTTGCAACGAGTTGTTTTAATGCAGGGAGCAAAGGTTTATGGGGCGCACTTAGGTAAATTTAAGACACCGGCCAAGGAAAGTGACCCTCGTCATCTTCCGCCGAACTTTTATTATAATCAAGAAGATTTTTTGCGATCACATCAAGAAGGAAAAAGCTGGTCGTGGACGATTCTGCGACCGGATCTTGTGGCGGGATTATCAATAGGGAATCCGATGAGTATTGCAATGGCCATAGCTGTTTATGCTTCTATTTCAAAGGAATTGGGACTGCCCCTTCGTTTTCCGGGAAAAGAAGGAGCATATAGTGCTTTAGTTCAAATCACAGACGCATCTCTGCTTGCCCGTGCTTCTGTCTGGGCAGCTGTTCAAGAGCACACGGCTTTTGAAATCTTTAATATCACCAATGGCGATTTATTTAGATGGGAACAATTATGGCCAAAATTCGCTTCATTTTTTGAGATGGACTATGCACCTGTTCAAACTATTCCATTGACAGATATGATGCCGCTGCAAAAAGGTGTGTGGGAAGAAATGGTCGAAAACTATCAGTTGCAGCCCGTTCCTTTTGAAAAGGCTGCAGCTTGGCCATTTGCTGATTTTATATTCGGCAGTGAACACGATGTCATTTCAGATACGACAAAAATTAAACAGTTCGGCTTTCATGAAGTGGCGGATAGCGAGAAAATTTTTCTTGATTTGTTTGCAGAGTTTAAAGAAAGAAAGTTAATACCTTAATGCTGCGGCAGGTCAATTCAGTAAAAAAGAGTCGGCATCACCGGCTCTTTTTTTAGCTTTTTCAATCTGGAAATGAATTTCTCTTTTCTTTCTGAAAAGTTTTGCTTTACAATAATGCTAGAACGAAACAGAGGAATGATGAAAGCATGAAGCGTAAACCGACAGCGAGAACAGTTCCTTGCACTGCATCCGATTTTTTCACAGCGTATGAATGCCTTGCTCGCGACAAAACACACCACGTCCTGCTCGAAAGCGGGCGAGGAGGAAGGTATAGCATAGCTGGATTGGATCCTATCGCCATTGCGGAAGGGAAAGACTGGATCACAACAATAAAATATAGAGATCAAACGTTGTTTAGAGAAGGTGATCCATTTCGGGAGTTTACGGCGTGGTTTCAGACACTCGAAACGGAAACCAATAAGGAATACCCTGACTTTCAAGGCGGGGCCATTGGTTTTCTAAGCTATGATTATGCCCGATATATTGAAGAGCTGAAAATGATTTCTATTGACGATCTAGATACACCTGATTTGTTTTTTCTTGTTTTCGATGATGTAACGGTTTATGACCATGAGAATCAATTGTTGTGGCTCATTACCCATTCCCCGGACGCTACCCTCCGTTTGGACGAGCTGGAAACAATGTGGCTTACTGCTTCAAATGCAGAAGCAAGTGACCAAGAAGAAATATGTACAGACCTATCAGACGGAATTTTCCCGGACTCTCTTGATGAAAGCTCCTTTGCAAAAGCGGTTGAGAAAATAAAGAAGTATATTGCGAGCGGGGATGTGTTTCAGGTGAATTTATCACTGAGACAATCTGAAAAAGTTTCTGTACCGCCATATAAAATATATAAAGCAATGAAAAAAATTAATCCTTCTCCGTATATGGCTTACTTGGAAGCTCCGGATTTTCAAATTATATGCGGATCACCTGAGCTATTGATTAAAAAAACAGGAGCTTTGCTCGAGACAAGGCCAATTGCTGGCACGAGGTCGCGAGGAAAAGATGATCTTGAGGATGAAAGTTTAGCAAACGAGCTTATCGATAACGAAAAAGAACGAGCGGAGCACGTCATGCTTGTAGATTTGGAGCGAAATGATGTGGGCAAGGTTTCCGAGTACGGATCAGTCCATGTCAATGAATTCATGGTTATTGAAAAATATTCCCATGTGATGCACATCGTTTCAAATGTTCAAGGAACGATGAAACCGGAATGTGACGCGGCAGACCTGATTCACGCCGTGTTTCCTGGAGGAACCATTACCGGAGCGCCTAAAGTGAGAACGATGGAAATCATCGAAGAACTTGAGCCAACGAGGCGGGGAGTATATACTGGTTCTATCGGCTGGTTTGGATTTAATCAGGATATGTGCTTTAACATCGTAATCCGGTCGATATATGTTAAGGACAATCACGCATTTATGCAGTCAGGTGCCGGGGTTGTGATTGATTCAAACCCGAAGCATGAATTTAAAGAGGCGCATAAAAAAGCTATTGCCCTGAAGAAAGCTTTAGAGCTTAGCAAAGCAGAGAAAAATACGAGTATGAGGTGAGCAGAGATGATTTTAATGATCGACAATTATGATTCCTTTACGTACAATTTAGTCCAATATTTAGGAGAGCTGGGGGAAGA
This window of the Bacillus gobiensis genome carries:
- the cysK gene encoding cysteine synthase A, producing the protein MVRVANHIYELIGNTPIVKLNHLVDENSADIYLKLEYMNPGSSVKDRIALAMIEEAEEKGLLKEGDTLIEPTSGNTGIGLAMVAAAKGIRAILVMPDTMSLERRNLLRAYGAELVLTPGEDGMKAAIKKAEELSKEHGYFMPQQFSNEANVEIHRKTTGKEIVEQMGEQLDAFIAGIGTGGTISGAGEILKKAYPSIRIYAVEPSDSPILSGGRPGPHKIQGIGAGFIPSILNTKIYDDIIQVKSEDAYEYARRAAKETGILGGISSGAAIYAALKVAKKLGKGKKVLAVLPSNGERYLSTPLYQFE
- a CDS encoding SDR family oxidoreductase, translating into MSEKTALVVGATGIIGSYILDHISSLEDWNVKGVARNIPSEHPERYISIDLLNVDDVKEKIKAAGEVTHIFFAAYQDFPALSKDQIEVNTSMLENVVMAVEETSNSLQRVVLMQGAKVYGAHLGKFKTPAKESDPRHLPPNFYYNQEDFLRSHQEGKSWSWTILRPDLVAGLSIGNPMSIAMAIAVYASISKELGLPLRFPGKEGAYSALVQITDASLLARASVWAAVQEHTAFEIFNITNGDLFRWEQLWPKFASFFEMDYAPVQTIPLTDMMPLQKGVWEEMVENYQLQPVPFEKAAAWPFADFIFGSEHDVISDTTKIKQFGFHEVADSEKIFLDLFAEFKERKLIP
- a CDS encoding anthranilate synthase component I family protein, which translates into the protein MKRKPTARTVPCTASDFFTAYECLARDKTHHVLLESGRGGRYSIAGLDPIAIAEGKDWITTIKYRDQTLFREGDPFREFTAWFQTLETETNKEYPDFQGGAIGFLSYDYARYIEELKMISIDDLDTPDLFFLVFDDVTVYDHENQLLWLITHSPDATLRLDELETMWLTASNAEASDQEEICTDLSDGIFPDSLDESSFAKAVEKIKKYIASGDVFQVNLSLRQSEKVSVPPYKIYKAMKKINPSPYMAYLEAPDFQIICGSPELLIKKTGALLETRPIAGTRSRGKDDLEDESLANELIDNEKERAEHVMLVDLERNDVGKVSEYGSVHVNEFMVIEKYSHVMHIVSNVQGTMKPECDAADLIHAVFPGGTITGAPKVRTMEIIEELEPTRRGVYTGSIGWFGFNQDMCFNIVIRSIYVKDNHAFMQSGAGVVIDSNPKHEFKEAHKKAIALKKALELSKAEKNTSMR